A stretch of DNA from Mesorhizobium onobrychidis:
ATGCGCAAAGGCTTCGCCGGGCGCGACTTCGCCATCGAAGGTGAGAAACACCGGGCGCACCGGATCGGAAGTGCGCGAATCGGTGACGATCATTTCGGTGATCGCCTGCGCCTCAGGCGCGATTTCGGCCCAGACGCCGAGCTGGTCGAGCATGCGGCAAGCGGCAGCGGCGATGGCCGAGGCGCGGCCGTCCTTTAGCCAGGCACCGGCGGGCGCGGCGTCGACGACAGCGACCGCCAGGCTCGGCCGCGCCTGTTTCAGCGATACGGCGGCGGCAAGGCCGACATAGCCGGCGCCGGCGACCAGAACGTCGAGCAAGGTCCGGTTTTTTGCATCCGCCTTGCGGTCCACCATGGCAATTCCTTTCCGGCCAAATCCCTTTCCGGCCTTGACTGCCCGTCATTCCTGTCGGAAACCGCCATAACACTTTTGCGGTGAGGGCGCGAAACATGACGGCGGCCATGGACGAGCTTCTCGGCATTCTCGACCTCGAGCAGCTGGAACACAACCTGTACCGAGGTCGCAGCCCCAAACTCGACTGGCAGCGTGTCTTCGGTGGCCAGACCATCGCCCAGGCGCTGGTCGCCGCCCAGCGAACGGTCGAGCCCGAACGCCACGTGCATTCGCTGCACGGCTATTTCATGCGGCCCGGCGACACCAAGGTGCCGATCATCTACCAGGTCGACCGCATCCGCGACGGCGGCTCCTTCACCACGCGCCGTGTCGTGGCGGTCCAGCACGGCCAGGCGATCTTTTCGCTGGAAGCCTCGTTCCAGCAGGATGAGGTCGGGCTCGAGCATCAAGTGCCGATGCCGCAGGACGTGCCGGCGCCCGACACATTGCTGTCGCAGCGCGAACTGATTGGCAAGTTCGGCGAGGCCGTGCCCGACGGCATCAGGCGCTACTGGGAGCGTGACCGCCCGATCGAGATGAAGCCGGTGATGCTGGAGCATTACACCAGCCGGGAAAAGCTGGAGCCGAAGCAGAACATCTGGATCCGCACGACCGGCCCGGTTCCGGCCGATCGCGCCACGCAGGCGGCAGTGCTTGCCTACCTTTCCGACATGACGCTGCTCGATACCTCGACCTTTGCGCATGGCCGCGCCATTTTCGATAGCGACATCCAGGCGGCGAGCCTCGATCACGCCATGTGGTTCCACCGCAGCCATTCGCTCGACGACTGGATGCTCTACACGCAGGACAGCCCGTCGACGCAAGGGTCGCGGGGGTTCACGCGCGGGTCGCTGTTTGCCCGCAACGGCACGCTGATCGCCTCGGTTGCCCAGGAAGGCCTGATCAGGCTGAAGCGGCCGCCCGCCGAATAGGCATTTTTGGAAAATTGCCTATTTTTTAATCAGATGCGTTGCCGCGACTATGCACAGTCAGCCGACGAACCTTCCCGAATTCCTTATTTAACAACAGGTTAACACCCTGCTTCGGCAATTGGCACGGAGCTTGAATCCTAGCGGGCACTCTCCGGCTCTCATGGGGATCGGCGACGTCCTACAAACGCGGGGGACCGCAACAGCAAAGGGTGAAACCTTATGAAAATCGTGATGGCAATCATCAAGCCGTTCAAGCTCGACGAGGTGCGCGAAGCGCTCACCGCAATCGGCATCCAGGGCCTGACCGTCACCGAAGTCAAAGGCTACGGGCGGCAGAAGGGACACACGGAAATCTATCGCGGGGCGGAATACGCGGTCAGCTTCCTGCCGAAGATCAAGATCGAAGTCGCGGTCGGCCTGGACATGGTCGACAAGGCCGTCGAAGCCATCACTGCGGCGGCCAAGACCGGTCAGATCGGCGACGGCAAGATCTTCGTTTTCGGCATCGACCAGGCGGTGCGCATTCGCACCGGCGAAACAGACACCGACGCGCTTTGAGCTGCGGACACGTATTCCAATGGAGAGTTCAATGAATATTCCTTCTACTTTGAAGTCGGCGGCGCGCACCGCGCTGCTGGGCTCGCTCGCTATCGCAGCACTGGGCACGGTCGCCGCATTCGCGCAGGAAGCGGCGCCGGCAGCGCCAGCGGCGCCGGCCTTTACTGTCGACAAGGGCGACACGACGTGGATGATGATTTCCACCATCCTGGTGCTGTTGATGACCATTCCCGGCCTTGCCCTTTTCTACGGCGGCCTGGTTCGCGCCAAAAATATGCTGTCGGTGCTGATGCAGGTCTTCACCATCACCAGCGTGGTCATGATCGTCTGGGTTTTCTACGGCTACAGCCTTGCCTTCACCCCCGGCAATGCCTTCGTCGGCGGCCTTTCCAAGATGTTTCTTGCCGGGGTCGACGTGACGACGGTGTCGGAAACCTTCACCAAGGGCGTCGCCATTCCTGAGCTGGTGTTCGTCATCTTCCAGATGAGCTTCGCCTGCATCACGCCGGCCCTGATCGTCGGCGCCTTCGCCGAACGCGTCAAGTTCTCCGCCGTGATCCTTTTCACCATCCTCTGGGTCACATTCGTCTACTTCCCGATCGCGCATATGGTCTGGTTCTGGGGTGGCCCGAGCGCTTACAGCGACCCGTCGGGGCTCATTTTCGGCTTCGGCGCCATCGACTTCGCCGGCGGCACCGTCGTTCACATCAATGCGGGTATCGCCGGACTTGTCGGCGCGCTCATGATCGGCAAGCGCATCGGCTACAACAAGGACGTCATGGCGCCGCACTCGATGACGCTGACCATGGTCGGTGCTTCGCTGCTGTGGGTCGGCTGGTTCGGCTTCAACGCCGGTTCGAACCTCGAAGCCAACGCCTATGCGGTGCTGGCCATGGTCAACACCTTCGTCGCCACAGCGGCGGCGGCAGTGACCTGGATCGTGCTTGAAACGCTGCTGCGCGGCAAGGCGTCCATGCTTGGCGCGGTTTCGGGCGCGGTTACCGGCCTTGTCGCCGTCACGCCCGCTGCCGGCTTTGCCGGACCGATGGGCGTCATCGTGCTCGGCATCTTCGCCACCTGCGTCTGCTACTTCTTCGTCTCGGTCGTGAAGAACAAGTTCGGCTACGACGACAGCCTCGATGTCTTCGGCATCCACTGCATCGGCGGCATCATCGGCGCACTCGGCACCGGCATCCTGGTCAATCCCGCTCTCGGCGGCGCTGGCATCGTCGACTATTCGACAGCCGACTTCGCTGCCGGCTATGCCGGCACGGCGACCCAGCTGTGGTCGCAGTTCAAGGGTGTCCTCGTAACCGTCCTGTGGTCGGGTATCGGCAGCGCCATCCTCTACAAGATCGTCGATATGATCGTAGGCTTGCGCCCGACAGCCGATGCAGAGCGTGAAGGGCTCGACCTCACCGCGCATGGCGAAGCGGCCTATCATCCGTAAGCCTTGCCACCCGTAAGTCTTGTCTGGGGCGGCCTCGGCCGCCCCACATTCTCCCATCCCGTCGTGACGCTCCTGCAAGGGCTCACGCATTGAGGCCCGGACCCGTTCCGGGCCTCCCTTTATTGTGCGACGCCGTGCCGGTGGCAGTTCAGGCTCGATCACAATCGCTTGATCGGGCGCTTGATGGCCTTGGTCGATGAAACATCGGCCGTGCTGGCTCCGAACTGTGTTGGCGATCATCGTTTGGGCGCTCGTGAAAACAACAGGGAAGGAAACCAGTCATGAACATCAAGAACGTCTGCCTCGGAGCGGTCGCTCTTTCCATGATCAGCGGAGCGGCATTTGCCGGCGCTCTCGATTCACCCGACAACATGGCGCCGTTCTACACAGACTCCAGCATGAAGACCATGAAGCCGAAGGAGGAGTTCAAGACGACCTTCATGTCGATGCCGAAGGAAAAGCAGGAAGCCATGAAGAAAGAATGCAATGACGCGGCGATGAGCAAGCCGTATGCCGAGTTCTGTGCGAACGTCCAGGCGCTCGGCGGCGCCAACTAGCGCATGACCCCGAACGCATGATCCGAACTTGGGTGCGGAAAGGATCATGCTCCAATCAAAATAGTGTTAGGGCGGCCGTCTAAAGGGACGCGCGGGCGTTCTAAGGTCTGGTGATCAGGCTGAGCCCTGATCGACCTGCCGATCCAAAATGATGGCGGGCCAGCGTACACGCCATTTTTGTGACCGCTTTTCCACCCGGGAGCTGCCGGCACGCCCATGGTTAATGCGGCCTTAACCTTCCCGCCGCTAGTCTGGCATCCGAATCTGCCGGAGTGCGTCATGCGTCCGGCCAGTCCATGACAGACGGGGAACGACGAATGCGTTCAGGGGCTTCAGCACCGCTCGCGCTGGCCGATACGGGGTACGGCATCCGGGCGTTCGCGCGGCGTCAGGTCGGCCGGCTGGTCGGCGCCGGCCTGTTTGCGCTGGTCGCCTTCGGTATCGCCAGCCTCGCCACCTGGAACGTCGCCGACCCAAGCTTCTCCCACGCCACCGATAACATCGTCACCAACGCCATGGGCTATGTGGGCGCTGTCTTCTCCGACCTTGCCATGCAGTTCTTCGGCCTTGCTGCCGTCGCGGCGCTGGTGCCGGCGGTGGTCTGGGGATTTCTGCTGTTTTCGGCGCGCGGCGTCGACAGGCTGCCGAGGCGCGGGCTCGCCTGGTTTGGCTACGCGGTGCTTGCCGCGGCCATCGCCGGCTGCGTGGTGCCGCCGAAGACCTGGCCGCTGCCGACGGGTCTCGGCGGCGTGTTCGGCGACATGGTGCTCAAGATTCCCGGCCTCGTCGTCGGCGGCTACCCGACGGGCCTCATCGCCAGCGTGCTCGCCGTGCTTCTCGCCGCGCCGGCACTGTGGCTGTTTGCCTACGGCTCGGCGCTGATTGCACGCCAGAACGGTTTCGCCGTCCTGGAGCAACCGGCTGCGCCCGATCCGAGGGAGCAGGACGACCTGCTTTTCGACAATGATGAGGACGAGGGCGACGAGGGCATTCTGGCGCTTGGCGCGATCACGCATTGGTGGTTGTCGTTGCGCGCCTATCTCCGCCGTCGCGCCGCGCGCCGCCGGGAGCGCGACGATTTCGAACCGGAGATGGAACCGCGCGCCAGCGCCTGGCGGCGTGCTGCCGAGCGGGTCGAATCGGCCGAATTCGCCGAAGCGCGGATGAGCCTGGATGGCCGCGCCCGCGTCGAGCCGGAATTCTTCGCCGCCATGGTCAACGACCGCAGCGCCTCGCTCGATCCCGACGACGCCGATGTTTTTGACGATGACGACGACATGGATTTTGCGCCGGAGCCCGTGGGCCAACGCAGCACTGCGCCCAATGCGAGGGTGCAGCCGTTCCGCTCCGATGCGGCCACACGCGTCGCGGCGCCGGCGCCCCGACCCGTTCCGGGCGCTCGTGTCCAGCGCGAAGCGCAGACCTCGCTGATCGGCTCCGAACAATTCGAAATGCCGTCGCTGCATTTCCTGTCCGAACCGAAGAACGTCGTGCGTGACGCCAGCCTGTCCA
This window harbors:
- a CDS encoding P-II family nitrogen regulator, producing the protein MKIVMAIIKPFKLDEVREALTAIGIQGLTVTEVKGYGRQKGHTEIYRGAEYAVSFLPKIKIEVAVGLDMVDKAVEAITAAAKTGQIGDGKIFVFGIDQAVRIRTGETDTDAL
- a CDS encoding ammonium transporter — its product is MNIPSTLKSAARTALLGSLAIAALGTVAAFAQEAAPAAPAAPAFTVDKGDTTWMMISTILVLLMTIPGLALFYGGLVRAKNMLSVLMQVFTITSVVMIVWVFYGYSLAFTPGNAFVGGLSKMFLAGVDVTTVSETFTKGVAIPELVFVIFQMSFACITPALIVGAFAERVKFSAVILFTILWVTFVYFPIAHMVWFWGGPSAYSDPSGLIFGFGAIDFAGGTVVHINAGIAGLVGALMIGKRIGYNKDVMAPHSMTLTMVGASLLWVGWFGFNAGSNLEANAYAVLAMVNTFVATAAAAVTWIVLETLLRGKASMLGAVSGAVTGLVAVTPAAGFAGPMGVIVLGIFATCVCYFFVSVVKNKFGYDDSLDVFGIHCIGGIIGALGTGILVNPALGGAGIVDYSTADFAAGYAGTATQLWSQFKGVLVTVLWSGIGSAILYKIVDMIVGLRPTADAEREGLDLTAHGEAAYHP
- the tesB gene encoding acyl-CoA thioesterase II, which produces MTAAMDELLGILDLEQLEHNLYRGRSPKLDWQRVFGGQTIAQALVAAQRTVEPERHVHSLHGYFMRPGDTKVPIIYQVDRIRDGGSFTTRRVVAVQHGQAIFSLEASFQQDEVGLEHQVPMPQDVPAPDTLLSQRELIGKFGEAVPDGIRRYWERDRPIEMKPVMLEHYTSREKLEPKQNIWIRTTGPVPADRATQAAVLAYLSDMTLLDTSTFAHGRAIFDSDIQAASLDHAMWFHRSHSLDDWMLYTQDSPSTQGSRGFTRGSLFARNGTLIASVAQEGLIRLKRPPAE